DNA from Bacillus sp. Marseille-P3661:
GCCAGCTTACAAATATTAAGAGGAAATAGGGCAAAATCTAAGATTCTAACTAAATATAGACTATCATTATCGATCGAATAAACTTATTCGATCGATAATATCTTAGGAGGTCAAGCTGTGAGTGGAAAAGTGCATCATGATGTTTTCATAGGTATCGTTATTATTTTATTATCGATCGTATTGTACACTAAAACCTTTGAATTTATAGGGGAGGCTGCATTATTCCCTAGGGCACTTCTCATTTTATTTGCGATCTTTGCTGTTTACTTAATTTATAACGGTTTAAAGAAAACAAAACAAATGAGAGAAGGAGTAGAAGTTATTTATGATGGTGAAGAGGAGCAGCTAACGTTTTCTCTTATTGCATCACCTATGTGTACACTGGGTATTGTTATTGTTTATGTTGCTTTAATAAATATAATTGGATTTTTCCCATCAACTATTCTATTTATTATCTCTTTTTTATGGTATATGGGTGTGAAAAATTGGAAGGTATACTTAGTGACCTCAATAGGATTAAATCTATTTATTTATATACTATTTGTTTTACAGCTGAATGTTCAACTTCCCTTAGGAATATTTTTTAGCTAGAAAAGGAGGCAGCTATGGAAGTAGGAATTTTGTCCCAAGTCTTCTCACAACTATTCACAATACAAACATTGTTTGCACTAGTTTTAGGTGTTATTGGGGGAATTATAATAGGTTCATTGCCTGGGCTAAGCGCTACGATGGCTATTGCGCTACTTATCCCGATAACATTTGGAATGGATC
Protein-coding regions in this window:
- a CDS encoding tripartite tricarboxylate transporter TctB family protein; protein product: MSGKVHHDVFIGIVIILLSIVLYTKTFEFIGEAALFPRALLILFAIFAVYLIYNGLKKTKQMREGVEVIYDGEEEQLTFSLIASPMCTLGIVIVYVALINIIGFFPSTILFIISFLWYMGVKNWKVYLVTSIGLNLFIYILFVLQLNVQLPLGIFFS